In Juglans regia cultivar Chandler chromosome 5, Walnut 2.0, whole genome shotgun sequence, the following are encoded in one genomic region:
- the LOC109010066 gene encoding cyanogenic beta-glucosidase-like, whose amino-acid sequence MALKGYLVLSLLVLVGSFANSSGAKTKITTSYGISSLNRTSFPKGFIFGAAGAAYQYEGAAKEDGKGPSMWDYYSHKYPELIADGSNGDVAVDQYHRYKQDVAILKDMGADAYRFSISWPRLIPTGKISKGVNREGIKYYNNLINELLSKGLKPFVTIYHWDIPQALDDEYGGFLSEKVVEDFRDFADLCFREFGDRVKHWITLNEPWTYSNGGYAQGVLAPFRCSSWYNPNCTGGDSAIEPYLVTHHLLLAHAAAVKVFKQKYQAVQKGVIGITHVCYWMVPYTNSKPDIDAASRALDFMFGWFMDPLTNGDYPHSMRTLVGRRLPKFTEEQSELVKGSYDFIGMNYYTANYAAFAPSYNYVNKSYTTDSLVNQTYERNGVLIGPQAASSWLHVVPSGIRDLLKYTKEKYYNPQIYITENGIDELNNNYKKNEFLWPFNCDKKVICYTVRFGIYFIDYNDNLKRYPKLSAHWFKNFLKKY is encoded by the exons ATGGCATTGAAAGGCTATCTTGTACTCAGCCTTCTAGTTCTCGTTGGCTCATTTGCTAACAGCAGTGGCGCTAAAACTAAAATCACAACCAGCTATGGCATTTCTTCCCTCAACCGGACCAGTTTTCCCAAGGGTTTCATTTTCGGGGCGGCAGGAGCAGCTTATCAG TACGAAGGTGCAGCAAAAGAAGATGGTAAAGGCCCAAGCATGTGGGATTATTACAGCCATAAATATCCAG AGTTGATTGCGGATGGCAGTAATGGAGATGTAGCTGTTGATCAATATCATCGCTACAAG CAAGATGTGGCGATTCTGAAGGATATGGGTGCAGATGCGTACAGGTTCTCAATCTCATGGCCCCGATTGATTCCAA CGGGAAAGATCAGCAAAGGCGTGAACAGGGAAGGAATCAAATACTACAACAACCTCATCAATGAGCTCCTGTCCAAAG GTCTCAAGCCCTTCGTGACAATCTACCACTGGGATATTCCCCAGGCATTAGACGATGAGTATGGTGGTTTCCTAAGTGAAAAAGTCGT ggAAGATTTCCGGGACTTCGCGGACCTTTGCTTCAGAGAGTTTGGAGACAGAGTAAAGCACTGGATCACACTAAATGAGCCATGGACATACAGCAATGGAGGTTATGCACAAGGGGTATTAGCACCTTTCCGGTGTTCGAGCTGGTATAATCCCAATTGCACCGGTGGAGATTCCGCCATTGAGCCCTATCTAGTCACCCATCACCTGCTTCTTGCTCATGCTGCTGCTGTTAAAGTTTTCAAGCAGAAATATCAG GCAGTACAAAAAGGTGTAATAGGTATAACCCATGTGTGCTATTGGATGGTGCCATACACTAATTCCAAACCAGACATCGACGCCGCTTCACGTGCTCTTGATTTTATGTTCGGAtg GTTCATGGACCCCTTGACAAATGGTGACTATCCACACAGCATGAGAACGTTGGTCGGAAGGCGATTACCCAAATTCACAGAAGAGCAATCGGAGCTGGTGAAAGGGTCCTACGACTTCATCGGAATGAACTACTACACTGCTAACTATGCTGCCTTTGCTccttcatataattatgttaacaAAAGCTACACGACAGATAGCCTTGTTAATCAAACAT ATGAGCGCAATGGGGTCCTCATTGGTCCACAG GCTGCTTCAAGTTGGCTTCATGTTGTTCCCAGTGGAATTCGTGATCTTTTGAAGTACACAAAGGAGAAGTATTATAATCCACAAATTTACATAACTGAGAATG gAATTGATGAGCTCAATAataactacaagaaaaatgagtttttgtggccatttaattgcgaCAAAAaggttattt GTTACACTGTTCGTTTTGGCATCTACTTCATAGATTATAATGATAACTTGAAAAGATACCCAAAGCTTTCAGCTCATTGGTTCAAGAATTTCCTGAAGAAATATTAG